Within Conexibacter woesei DSM 14684, the genomic segment CGCAGGTCGACCAGCGGCGCGTCGCGGCGCAACTCGACGTGCACCCACGCCGCGAGCAGCGCCGCCGCGCCGGCGAACAGCGCGACCACCGCCGCGGAGGCCCAGCCGAGCGACTCGCCCTGGCTGATGCCGAGCAGCAGCGACGCGAGGCCGCCGGCGAGCAACAGCGCGCCGGGCACGTCGAGCGCCACCCGCTTCGCCTCCCCCGTCGCGCGCGGAACGGCGAGCGCGACCGAGACGAACGCCGCGGCGGCGAAGATCGCGCCGAACCAGAAGGCGGCGTGGAAGTCGAGCGTCTGCGCGATCAGACCGGTGACTGGGAAGCCGAGGCCGGCGCCGACCGCGACCGTGATCGACAGCATCGCGATCCCCGAGCGCAGACGGTCGCCGGTGACGTGCTCGCGCGTGAGCGCGATCGCCAGCGGGACGGTGCCGTAGCCGACGCCCTGGAGTGCGCGGCCGGCGAGCAGCTGCGGGAAGCGCGTCGAGGTGGCGGCGACGACCGACCCGGCGAACGCCGACCCGAGCGTGACGAGCAGGACCCGCCGCCGCTGCGGCCCGTCGCCGAGGCGCCCGAGCACCGGCGTCGCTATCGCGCCGACGAGCAGCGTGACCGTGAGCATCCACTGCGCGGTGTCGAGCGAGACGTGCTGCTCGTCCGCGATCGTCGGGATCAGCGGCGTGCCGAGCGTCGACATGACCGAGACCGTCAGCCCGGCGAACACGAGCGCCGCCAGCATGCGCTTCTGACCCAAGTCATCAAGCGAAGACATCGCCTGATGACTTTAGCAGCGGGTGGTGTGCTCCACGCTCAGCGCTGGCCCGGCAGGGGGAGTCCCTCGGCGCCGACCTCCGCGCGGGCGAGGTGCCAGCGACCGAGGTTGGCGATGAACAGCTCGCTGCCGCGGAAGGCGCAGTTGGTCGGGTGGCAGAGCGTGTGTGCGGTCGGGTCGTCGAGCAGCAGCTCCAGGCCCGCGCCGCTCGCCCCGCCCGCGCCAGCCGCCCCACTCGCGCCGCCCGCGCCACCCGCCGGGTCGAAGCGGTAGACCCGCGACGGCTCGTAGCAGGCGATGTAGAGGCGGCCGGCGGCGTCGAGCGCGAGGCCGTCCGGAAGCGCGCCGGACGTCTCGACGACGACCTCCGGCTCGCCGACGGGCGCGCCGTCGCGGCCGATCGCGATCCGCACGACCTGCCGCGCCCACGTCTCGGCGACGTAGAGCGAGTCACCGTCGGCGGAGAGCGCCAGCCCGTTCGCGAACGTCAGGCCGCCCGGGTGCCACGGCTCGCAGGCGCCGCCAGCCAGCGCGACGCGCCAGATCGACGGGCCCGCGACCCCGGCCTCGCGGCTGTCGGAGACGTAGAGGCAGCCGCGCCGCTCGTCGACGACGGCGAAGTTCGGCGTCGCCATCGCGCCGCCTCCGTCCGCGAACCGCTCGACCGCGCCGCTCGCGACGTCGACGCGGAAGACCGCTCGCTCCGCGAGGTCGCAGGCGTAGAGGAAGCCGCGTCCGTCGAGTGCGACGCCGAGCACGAAGCCGCCGGTCGAGGCGACCTGCTCGATCGCCGAGCCGTCCGCCGCAACGCGGTAGATCTCGCCCCGCTCGCCGCCGCACCAGGCGTTCCCGTCAGCGTCGAACGCGACGCACTCCGGATGGCTGAGGCGGACCGGCCCGACGATCCCGTCGACGAAGACGGACGCCTCGAAGAGCGGCGCGCCGCTCGTTCGCGCGCCCGTCTCCGCCGCGCTCATCTCGGCAGGCCCACCGGCAGCGCCGCCAACAGCCCGCCGTCGACGCGCAGCTCCGAGCCCGTCACGAAGCGCGCGTCGTCGCCGGCGAGGAAGGCGATCGCGGCGGCGACCTCCGCGGGCGTCGCGACGCGGCCGAGCGGGTGCATCCTCCCCCACTCCGCGACGACCTCCTCGGCGGAAGCGTCGCCCTTGAAGAGGTCGGCCGCCCAGCGCAGCATCGGCGTGTCGACCGAACCGGGCGCGACCGCGTTGACGCGGATCCCGTCGGGCGCGTGGTCGAGCGCCATCGCTCGCGTCAGCGCGCTGATCGCGCCCTTCGACGCGGTGTAGGCGGCGACGTCGGTCTGCGACGCGGTCGCCTGCGTCGAGGAGACGAGCACGACCGCGCCGCCGCCCCGCGCGCGCAGCGCGGGGATCGCCCGCTGCGCGACGAGGTGGATGCCGCCGACGTTGACGCCGAAGACCTCCGCCCACTCCTCCGCGGTGGTCGTCTCGACGGTGCCGTAGCGCTGCACGCCGGCCGAGTAGACGAGCACGTCGAGCCCGCCGAACGCCGAGACCGCCCGCTCGACGAGCGCCGCCGCGTGGGATGCCTCGCGCACGTCGCCCGCCAGCCCCTGCGAGCCGGGCGGGAGCATGGCGAGCGCTGCCTCGACCGACGCCGCGTCGTGCCCGCCGACCACCACCGAGGCGCCCTCGGCGGCCAGCCGCTCGGCCGCCGCCAGCCCGATCCCGAGCGTCCCGCCGACGACGAGCGCGACCTTGTCCTGGAAGCGAGCGGTCACTTCACTTCGCCCGCGTCGATGCGCGCGGCGACGACCGATTTGACGTCTTCGAGGTGGCGCTGCATCCGCTCGGATGCCAGCTCCGGATCGTGGGCCTGGATCGCCTCCAGGATCTCGACATGCTCTTCGTGGTCGTGAACGCGATCGGCGTACAGCCGCATGACCTCCATCTGCTCTGCGCTGTAGAGGTCGAGCAGCGAGTCGATCACCTGGGCCAGCACGAGGTTCCCCGCGCAGCGTGCGACGCCGCGATGGAAGTCGAGGTTCGTCCTGCTCAGCTCGGCGTCCCCACCGCCCCCCAGCAGCTCTCTCGCGCGTGCGATCAGCTGCGCGAGCTCGCCGATCTCGTCCGCGCCGGCCCGTGCTGCGAGGTGGGCGAGGTGCGGCTCGATCAGCAGGCGCGCGTCGAGCAGGTCGAGGATCGTGTCGGGCTCGAGCCGGCCCGGGTAGGGGTTCGGCAGCACGACGCGGCGCCCGCCGTGGCGGACGTAGACGCCCGAGCCGTGGCGCAGCTCGACGACGCCGACCGCCTGCAGCCGGCGCAGCACCTCGCGCATCGTCGGCGCCGCGACCGAGAAGCGGTCGGCGAGTGCCTGCACGGTCGGCAGCCGGTCTCCGGGCTCCAACCGCTCGCGGTCGATCAGCTCGACGACCTGCTCCGTCAGCAGGTCCGAGCCACTCGGGCGCGGTGTCCCTGCGCCCAACGAGACACCGCGATTGTTCGCCAGCTCACGCACCAAAGTCATCTAATCACCTAGTCACAGTGTCGTCAAGCTCACCATCCCACCTGCGCACTTCTCACGCACGGCTTATCTGGAGCGGAGAGACTTGCGCGCGAGATGAGCCCCTCAGGGTCTCCGACGTTGCGAACGCCCCAGGCGCCGCCGCGCTCTCCGCGGCCGCGACCGCGGACGCCGCGCCTGCGCACGGCGCTCGGCGTCGGCGCGCTCACGCTCGTCGCCGGCGGCGCCGCCGCCTGGGAGCTGCTGACCCCGCGCGAGCCCGCCCCCGGGCCGCCGGAGGTGAAGTCGTTTCACTCGCGCCCGCGCCTCGACCCCGACGTGCTGACCCGCACGACGCCGGCGGGCGCCGCGCCGGCACGCGGGCTCGCGCCCGGCTTCGTCTTCGTCGCCGTCAAGCGCGGGCCGGGTCAGGACGGGCCGATGATCGTCGACGACCGCGGCCGGCCGGTCTGGTTCAGAGCCGTCGGCGGCGACCGGACGGCGACCGCGCTCCAGGTCCAGCGGTATCGCGGCAGACCGGTCCTGACGTGGTGGGAGGGCAACACGCACCTCGGCCACGGCCACGGCGAGTACGTCGTGATGTACGCGAGCTACCGCGAGCTCGCGCGCGTTCGCTCGGTCGCGAGCGAGCTGCCCGACCACCACGAGTTCCAGCTGACGCCGCGCGGCACCGCGCTGATGACGCTCTACGTCGAGAGACGAGCCGACCTCTCCGCCGTCGGCGGCAGACGCGACGGGACGATCGTCGAGTCGCGCATCCAGGAGGTCGACGTCGCGACCGGGAGACTTGTGTGGGAGTGGCGCAGCGCCGACCACGTCCCGGTCACCGAGGGGCTGACGGCGCCGAAGGAGGACAAGCCGCACGACTACTTCCACGCGAACTCGATCGAGGTCGATCGCGACGGCGACCTGATCGTGAGCGCGCGCAACACGCACGCGATCTACAAGATCGACCGCCCGAGCGGCCGGATCGTCTGGCGCCTCGGCGGCAGCAGAAGCGACTTCGCGATGGGGCCGGGCACGCGGTTCGCGTTCCAGCACGACGCCCGGCGGCGCGCCGACGGGACGCTCTCGCTGTTCGACAACCAGGCGACGCCGGCGAAGGCCGAGGAGTCGCGCGGACTCGTGCTGCGGCTCGACCGCCGCCGCATGACGGCGCGGCTCGTGCGCTCCTACCCGCACCCGGACGGCCTGCTGGCCGGCGCGGAGGGCAACCTCCAGACGCTGCCGAACGGCAACGTCTTCGTCAGCTGGGGGCCGGAGGAGCGCGTCTCGGAGTTCTCGCGCGACGGCCGCATGCTGCTCGACCTCGCGCTGCCCGAGGGCGCAGACACCTATCAGGCGTTCCGCTTCCCGTGGCGCGGCCGCCCGCTCGCGAGACCGGCCGTCGCGGCGCACCGGCGCGGCGAGCGCGTGACCGTCTGGGCGAGCTGGAACGGCGCGACG encodes:
- a CDS encoding MFS transporter, with the translated sequence MSSLDDLGQKRMLAALVFAGLTVSVMSTLGTPLIPTIADEQHVSLDTAQWMLTVTLLVGAIATPVLGRLGDGPQRRRVLLVTLGSAFAGSVVAATSTRFPQLLAGRALQGVGYGTVPLAIALTREHVTGDRLRSGIAMLSITVAVGAGLGFPVTGLIAQTLDFHAAFWFGAIFAAAAFVSVALAVPRATGEAKRVALDVPGALLLAGGLASLLLGISQGESLGWASAAVVALFAGAAALLAAWVHVELRRDAPLVDLRLVSQRAILGANVAALLLAMGMYIAMSLVNRLMQTPESTGYGFGATLVTTGLMLLPLSLGSLVSQQITRRVIRRYGIGVVLPAGALIVAATLLWLAVAHGRLLDIAIATALLGVGVGCSFAAMPALIVASVPEERTGSATSLNQVLRSVGGALGSAVGVAILAAHHPAATPFPQESGYTIAFLVGAVVCVVTAGLAILLAPRRRPAAVVAPRFELEQELLMEEAAVGAGVGPSVFDGERRR
- a CDS encoding SMP-30/gluconolactonase/LRE family protein, whose protein sequence is MSAAETGARTSGAPLFEASVFVDGIVGPVRLSHPECVAFDADGNAWCGGERGEIYRVAADGSAIEQVASTGGFVLGVALDGRGFLYACDLAERAVFRVDVASGAVERFADGGGAMATPNFAVVDERRGCLYVSDSREAGVAGPSIWRVALAGGACEPWHPGGLTFANGLALSADGDSLYVAETWARQVVRIAIGRDGAPVGEPEVVVETSGALPDGLALDAAGRLYIACYEPSRVYRFDPAGGAGGASGAAGAGGASGAGLELLLDDPTAHTLCHPTNCAFRGSELFIANLGRWHLARAEVGAEGLPLPGQR
- a CDS encoding SDR family NAD(P)-dependent oxidoreductase; translated protein: MTARFQDKVALVVGGTLGIGLAAAERLAAEGASVVVGGHDAASVEAALAMLPPGSQGLAGDVREASHAAALVERAVSAFGGLDVLVYSAGVQRYGTVETTTAEEWAEVFGVNVGGIHLVAQRAIPALRARGGGAVVLVSSTQATASQTDVAAYTASKGAISALTRAMALDHAPDGIRVNAVAPGSVDTPMLRWAADLFKGDASAEEVVAEWGRMHPLGRVATPAEVAAAIAFLAGDDARFVTGSELRVDGGLLAALPVGLPR
- a CDS encoding FadR/GntR family transcriptional regulator, with the protein product MTLVRELANNRGVSLGAGTPRPSGSDLLTEQVVELIDRERLEPGDRLPTVQALADRFSVAAPTMREVLRRLQAVGVVELRHGSGVYVRHGGRRVVLPNPYPGRLEPDTILDLLDARLLIEPHLAHLAARAGADEIGELAQLIARARELLGGGGDAELSRTNLDFHRGVARCAGNLVLAQVIDSLLDLYSAEQMEVMRLYADRVHDHEEHVEILEAIQAHDPELASERMQRHLEDVKSVVAARIDAGEVK
- a CDS encoding arylsulfotransferase family protein → MRTPQAPPRSPRPRPRTPRLRTALGVGALTLVAGGAAAWELLTPREPAPGPPEVKSFHSRPRLDPDVLTRTTPAGAAPARGLAPGFVFVAVKRGPGQDGPMIVDDRGRPVWFRAVGGDRTATALQVQRYRGRPVLTWWEGNTHLGHGHGEYVVMYASYRELARVRSVASELPDHHEFQLTPRGTALMTLYVERRADLSAVGGRRDGTIVESRIQEVDVATGRLVWEWRSADHVPVTEGLTAPKEDKPHDYFHANSIEVDRDGDLIVSARNTHAIYKIDRPSGRIVWRLGGSRSDFAMGPGTRFAFQHDARRRADGTLSLFDNQATPAKAEESRGLVLRLDRRRMTARLVRSYPHPDGLLAGAEGNLQTLPNGNVFVSWGPEERVSEFSRDGRMLLDLALPEGADTYQAFRFPWRGRPLARPAVAAHRRGERVTVWASWNGATHVRRWRVLAGPSRRALRPIGRPLRRTGFETALHMRTAARFVAVRAVARDGRPLRTSRAIRPTGR